A window from Choristoneura fumiferana chromosome 22, NRCan_CFum_1, whole genome shotgun sequence encodes these proteins:
- the LOC141440465 gene encoding odorant receptor 10-like: MMKFAKLFNSCLSPCMLLYVTVCSIMLCVTSFQIMTEKSATQMILTAEYFLFGVAQLFLYCWHSNEVFYSSQDLSLGPYESCWWLEAVHRKDLILLMMQYKKTVVFSAGPFVELVMPTFISILRGAYSFFTILLKSYDFEE, translated from the exons ATGATGAA GTTCGCGAAACTTTTCAACTCCTGTCTGTCTCCCTGTATGCTGCTCTATGTCACCGTGTGTTCTATCATGCTTTGCGTAACTTCTTTTCAAATCATG ACTGAAAAAAGCGCCACGCAAATGATCCTCACCgctgaatactttttgtttgGGGTCGCCCAGCTTTTCCTTTACTGCTGGCACAGCAACGAGGTCTTCTATAGC AGTCAAGATCTTTCCCTGGGTCCGTACGAAAGTTGCTGGTGGCTCGAGGCAGTCCACCGCAAGGACCTGATACTCCTCATGATGCAGTACAAAAAGACAGTCGTCTTCTCCGCGGGACCATTCGTTGAATTGGTTATGCCCACATTCATAAGC attCTGAGGGGCGCTTACAGTTTTTTTACCATTCTTTTGAAATCATACGATTTTGAAGAATAA